Proteins encoded by one window of Nitrospiraceae bacterium:
- the hisC gene encoding histidinol-phosphate transaminase: MNIKKLANPNVLSLNAYIAKEISCRVKLDANESPFGLKIDSSVLKIKTNRYPDPEARELKKIISKNLGVKPENLLIGNGSDELIYYLITTFGGPVLYPTPTFSMYGIISQVLAQKNIAVPLDEEFDLDIDKILSVIKKQNPRLIFLSTPNNPTGNCFSADRILKIIDASKGIVVIDEAYQPFASEKGFLPLLKDYKNMVILRTVSKIGMAGLRVGFMIADSEIISVINKIRLPFNVNSFSQAIAIHALKNKNKLNFFIKAIISERDRLMDELSKIRNIKPYPSEANFILFKTKNSDKIYNILLKKGILVKNMKGVVDGCLRVTVGTKEENDIFLNALIKELR, encoded by the coding sequence ATGAATATCAAAAAACTCGCCAACCCCAATGTGTTGTCTCTGAATGCATATATTGCAAAGGAAATTTCATGCAGGGTTAAGCTTGATGCAAACGAGAGCCCTTTCGGATTAAAAATTGACAGCTCTGTCTTAAAAATAAAAACCAACCGCTATCCTGACCCAGAGGCAAGGGAGCTGAAAAAAATCATTTCAAAAAATCTCGGAGTAAAGCCTGAGAATCTGCTTATTGGAAATGGCTCTGACGAGCTTATCTATTATCTAATTACAACATTTGGTGGTCCTGTTTTATATCCTACGCCAACATTTTCAATGTATGGCATAATTTCTCAGGTGCTTGCTCAAAAAAATATCGCTGTTCCTCTTGATGAAGAGTTTGATCTTGATATAGATAAAATTTTATCAGTAATTAAAAAACAAAATCCAAGGCTGATTTTCCTGAGCACTCCGAATAATCCAACAGGCAATTGCTTTTCAGCAGACAGGATTTTAAAGATAATCGATGCTTCAAAAGGCATTGTTGTTATTGATGAAGCATATCAGCCTTTTGCAAGTGAAAAAGGTTTTCTGCCATTGCTTAAGGATTATAAGAACATGGTAATACTACGCACTGTGAGCAAAATAGGAATGGCAGGGTTGAGAGTAGGTTTTATGATAGCAGATTCTGAAATAATCTCGGTTATAAATAAAATCAGACTGCCTTTTAATGTGAACTCTTTTTCTCAGGCAATTGCAATACATGCTCTTAAAAATAAAAATAAATTAAATTTTTTTATAAAGGCGATTATTTCAGAAAGAGACAGACTCATGGATGAGCTGTCTAAGATTAGAAATATTAAGCCATATCCATCAGAGGCAAATTTTATATTATTTAAAACAAAGAATTCTGATAAAATCTATAATATTCTTTTGAAAAAAGGCATTCTTGTAAAGAATATGAAAGGCGTTGTTGATGGATGTCTGAGAGTGACAGTAGGGACAAAAGAGGAAAACGATATTTTTCTGAATGCACTTATAAAGGAGCTACGATGA
- the pyk gene encoding pyruvate kinase has protein sequence MNYRKSKIICTIGPASADSDTINSFIKHGMDVARLNFSHGNYKFHKKAIKMIMEESKKLNKTVAILQDLQGIKIRVGLVSDGSVQLKKGAEILLHSGLEISTDKNIYVSYPALKKDARIGDRILFDDGLIQSVVTAKTKDGVKIRIIEGGVLKDKKGVNFPGMKTTVSSFTSKDRKDIAFGLKNGVDYVALSFVRNAEDVRTVKKWLGKNIKAVSLIAKIEKPEALKDIDNIFDEVDGIMIARGDLGVEVSSEEVPLIQKALINKANEKGKIVITATQMLESMTSHRRPTRAETTDVANAVIDGTDALMLSAETAAGKYPIDALKMMDRIIRYTEINTANNRFESRITTSDFSGAVADSSCRAAEDIKAKAIIAFTQSGFTGRLMSKFRPNVPIIAFTPHINIKRRMILYWGVYPVLIRYLSNTDEMIKAVEQSLIKNNFARKGDNIVITASSPLLTRGKTNLMKLHTITG, from the coding sequence ATGAATTACAGAAAATCAAAGATAATCTGCACAATAGGGCCTGCTTCTGCGGACAGTGACACGATCAATTCTTTTATCAAACATGGTATGGATGTTGCCCGTCTTAATTTCTCGCACGGGAATTATAAGTTCCATAAAAAAGCAATCAAGATGATTATGGAAGAATCAAAAAAACTGAATAAGACTGTTGCAATACTTCAAGACCTCCAGGGGATAAAGATAAGAGTAGGGCTTGTTTCTGACGGTTCTGTTCAGTTAAAAAAAGGCGCTGAGATTTTACTACACAGCGGTTTAGAGATAAGCACTGATAAAAATATTTATGTTTCTTATCCTGCGCTTAAAAAAGATGCAAGGATTGGCGACAGAATTCTTTTTGATGACGGCTTGATCCAGTCTGTAGTTACCGCTAAAACAAAAGACGGTGTAAAGATAAGGATTATTGAAGGTGGTGTTTTAAAAGATAAAAAAGGCGTGAATTTCCCTGGGATGAAGACGACAGTATCATCATTCACTTCAAAAGACAGAAAAGATATTGCATTCGGACTAAAGAACGGAGTCGATTATGTAGCACTTTCATTTGTGAGAAATGCAGAAGATGTAAGAACAGTAAAAAAATGGCTTGGAAAAAATATAAAAGCAGTGTCTTTAATAGCAAAGATCGAAAAGCCTGAAGCTCTAAAGGATATAGATAATATTTTTGATGAAGTTGACGGGATAATGATTGCAAGAGGAGATCTCGGAGTAGAAGTCTCTTCTGAAGAAGTGCCGTTGATACAAAAGGCTCTCATTAATAAGGCTAATGAAAAAGGAAAGATAGTAATAACTGCCACCCAGATGCTCGAATCAATGACATCTCACAGGAGACCTACTCGCGCAGAGACAACCGATGTGGCAAATGCTGTGATAGACGGCACTGACGCTTTAATGCTTTCAGCAGAAACAGCGGCTGGAAAATATCCGATAGATGCTTTGAAAATGATGGACAGGATTATAAGATACACTGAGATAAATACAGCAAATAACAGATTTGAATCTCGCATAACCACATCTGATTTTTCCGGAGCGGTTGCAGATTCTTCATGCAGGGCAGCGGAGGATATAAAGGCCAAGGCTATAATTGCCTTCACACAATCGGGTTTTACCGGCAGGCTAATGTCAAAATTCAGGCCTAATGTTCCGATAATTGCCTTTACGCCGCATATAAATATTAAGCGCAGGATGATTCTTTACTGGGGTGTTTATCCTGTGCTCATAAGGTATCTCTCAAATACTGATGAGATGATAAAGGCTGTCGAACAGTCGCTTATTAAAAATAATTTTGCCAGAAAAGGCGACAATATTGTTATAACTGCAAGTTCGCCTCTGCTTACGCGCGGAAAAACAAATTTGATGAAGCTGCACACTATAACAGGCTAG
- the rho gene encoding transcription termination factor Rho, translated as MSISELKDKTIDELTTVAKGLNVEGATGLRKQDLIFAILQAQTEKTGNVFGEGVLEILPDGFGFLRSSDYSYLPGPDDIYVSPSQIRRFNLRTGDLVSGQIRPPKESERYFALLKVEAVNHESPEDSINRTLFDNLIPYYPTERIKLEYDANDYSTRVMEFITPVGKGQRGMIVAAPRTGKTMLLQSIAKGIKKNHREIHLIILLIDERPEEVTDWKRQVPGAEIISSTFDEPPQRHCQVSEMVIERAKRLVESKRDVVVLLDSITRLARAHNAIMPTSGKVLSGGLDSNALQKPKRFFGAARNIENGGSITILATALVDTGSRMDDVIFEEFKGTGNMELHLDRKLVEKRIFPTIDINASGTRKEELLVDKDVLNKMWILRKVLNPLSTVESMEFLLGKLTGTKSNKDFLDLMNT; from the coding sequence ATTTCAATATCAGAACTAAAGGACAAAACCATTGATGAGCTTACTACTGTAGCAAAAGGACTTAATGTCGAAGGCGCAACAGGGTTGAGAAAGCAGGATCTAATTTTTGCAATACTTCAGGCACAAACAGAAAAAACAGGAAATGTATTCGGAGAAGGCGTGCTTGAGATACTGCCTGATGGATTCGGGTTTCTCAGGTCTTCTGACTACAGTTATCTTCCCGGTCCTGATGATATATATGTATCTCCGTCCCAGATCAGGCGATTTAATCTAAGAACAGGAGATCTTGTCTCCGGGCAGATAAGACCCCCTAAAGAGAGCGAAAGATATTTTGCTCTGTTAAAAGTTGAGGCCGTTAATCATGAATCTCCAGAAGACAGCATTAACAGAACGCTGTTTGATAATCTCATCCCTTATTATCCAACTGAAAGGATAAAACTGGAATATGATGCTAATGATTATTCTACAAGGGTTATGGAATTTATAACTCCTGTCGGCAAAGGCCAAAGAGGCATGATCGTTGCCGCACCCAGAACCGGCAAAACAATGCTCCTGCAGTCAATTGCAAAGGGCATAAAGAAAAACCATCGTGAAATACATCTTATAATTTTACTTATAGATGAGCGTCCTGAGGAAGTTACAGACTGGAAAAGGCAGGTTCCGGGAGCAGAGATAATCAGCTCAACATTTGATGAGCCGCCACAGAGGCATTGTCAGGTATCTGAGATGGTTATTGAAAGGGCAAAGCGACTTGTAGAGAGCAAGAGAGATGTGGTTGTTCTTCTCGACAGCATAACAAGACTGGCAAGGGCTCATAATGCTATCATGCCTACAAGCGGAAAAGTATTATCAGGAGGACTTGATTCAAATGCGCTACAAAAGCCAAAAAGATTTTTTGGAGCTGCAAGAAACATAGAAAACGGCGGAAGTATAACCATACTCGCAACTGCGCTTGTCGACACAGGAAGCAGAATGGATGACGTTATATTTGAAGAATTCAAAGGCACAGGAAATATGGAACTTCACCTTGACAGAAAACTTGTTGAGAAGAGAATATTCCCGACGATTGACATCAATGCATCCGGCACAAGAAAAGAAGAACTTCTTGTTGATAAGGATGTTCTTAACAAAATGTGGATTCTAAGAAAAGTTCTTAATCCTCTCAGCACTGTTGAGAGCATGGAATTTTTGCTTGGCAAGCTCACAGGCACAAAGAGCAATAAGGACTTTCTTGACCTGATGAATACTTAG
- the hisB gene encoding imidazoleglycerol-phosphate dehydratase HisB, protein MRKALIKRKTKETDISLEIILEGKGNYAINTSIPFFDHMLSLMCKHGLIDMKLKAKGDTDIDYHHTVEDIGIVFGKALKDALGNMKGITRYGKASVPMDEALAEISLDISGRPYLVYNVKLPKKTKIRNFDPDLVQDFLQAFVSNGNLTLHVNVPYGRNEHHIIEAIFKGLGKALGEAVSMNKKVKGLPTTKGLM, encoded by the coding sequence ATGAGAAAGGCATTGATTAAGAGAAAGACAAAAGAAACGGATATATCTCTGGAAATTATTCTTGAGGGCAAGGGGAATTACGCAATAAACACATCCATCCCGTTTTTCGATCATATGCTTTCTTTGATGTGCAAACACGGCTTGATTGATATGAAGCTCAAGGCTAAAGGCGATACAGACATTGACTATCACCACACTGTAGAAGATATAGGAATAGTTTTCGGCAAGGCATTAAAAGACGCGCTTGGCAATATGAAAGGGATAACACGTTACGGCAAGGCATCTGTGCCAATGGATGAGGCGTTGGCTGAGATAAGTCTTGACATCAGCGGAAGGCCATATCTTGTTTATAATGTGAAGCTTCCTAAAAAAACAAAGATAAGAAATTTCGATCCTGACCTTGTGCAGGATTTTCTTCAGGCATTCGTAAGCAACGGGAATCTCACGCTCCATGTGAATGTGCCATACGGCAGAAATGAGCATCACATTATTGAAGCGATTTTTAAAGGACTCGGAAAAGCGCTTGGAGAGGCAGTCTCGATGAATAAAAAAGTAAAAGGCTTGCCTACAACAAAAGGGCTGATGTAA
- a CDS encoding sigma-54 dependent transcriptional regulator → MPKPLVLIVDDEEGIRDSLSGIFEDEGYETITANSAEDALEILKNSSPDLDLILLDVWLPGIDGIQALDEIKVKWPEIPVVMISGHGNIEVAVKATKIGAYDFLEKPLSLERVLLVSNRALERRNLEIENITLKKNLTKKWVLIGESAEIADIKKQIDMASQSSSRVLITGESGTGKEVVARLLHEKSPRADKPFIEVNCAAIPQELIESELFGHEKGSFTGAFEQKKGKFELADNGTLFLDEIGDMSLQTQSKVLRVIETQEFQRVGGSKKINVDVWIIAATNKNLKEEVKKGNFREDLFFRLNVIPFEIPPLRERKQDIPFIINYFLESISTEYGKPLKKIDIEGIKTLVDYDWPGNVRELRNLIERFFIMTPSNIITSKDMFIPGKLESAEYLNYKKLKDARDAFEKDYITKKLEENSWNISKTADILDIERSNLHRKIKQYEIKTP, encoded by the coding sequence TTGCCAAAACCATTAGTTCTTATTGTTGATGATGAAGAAGGGATAAGGGACAGCCTTTCGGGAATATTCGAAGACGAAGGCTATGAGACAATTACTGCGAATTCAGCAGAAGATGCGCTGGAAATTTTAAAAAATTCATCTCCAGATTTAGACCTGATACTTCTTGATGTCTGGCTACCCGGTATAGACGGTATTCAGGCGCTTGATGAGATAAAGGTAAAATGGCCTGAAATCCCTGTAGTCATGATATCAGGGCATGGGAATATAGAAGTTGCAGTTAAAGCAACAAAGATTGGGGCTTATGATTTTCTGGAAAAACCTCTTTCACTAGAACGAGTGTTACTCGTGTCCAACAGGGCACTTGAAAGACGCAATCTCGAAATTGAGAACATAACACTCAAAAAAAATCTCACAAAAAAATGGGTCTTGATTGGCGAATCTGCAGAAATAGCCGATATCAAAAAACAGATAGACATGGCATCGCAAAGCAGCAGCAGAGTCTTGATAACAGGCGAGAGCGGAACCGGTAAAGAGGTTGTTGCAAGACTCCTGCATGAAAAAAGTCCTCGTGCAGACAAACCTTTTATCGAGGTTAACTGTGCAGCTATACCACAGGAACTTATTGAAAGCGAGCTTTTCGGCCATGAAAAAGGCTCATTCACAGGGGCATTTGAACAGAAAAAAGGAAAGTTCGAACTCGCTGATAATGGCACATTGTTCCTAGATGAGATAGGGGACATGTCTCTTCAGACCCAGTCAAAAGTTCTTCGCGTTATCGAGACTCAGGAATTTCAGAGAGTCGGAGGAAGCAAAAAAATAAATGTAGATGTATGGATAATCGCAGCAACAAATAAAAATCTAAAAGAAGAAGTAAAAAAAGGCAACTTTAGAGAAGATCTGTTTTTCAGGCTTAATGTTATACCTTTCGAAATTCCTCCGCTTAGAGAAAGGAAACAGGACATCCCTTTTATTATTAATTATTTTCTTGAGAGTATCAGTACAGAGTACGGTAAACCTTTGAAAAAAATTGACATCGAAGGAATAAAGACGCTTGTTGATTATGACTGGCCGGGCAATGTAAGAGAATTAAGAAATCTAATCGAAAGATTTTTTATAATGACACCCTCCAATATAATAACAAGCAAAGATATGTTCATACCAGGTAAGCTTGAAAGCGCAGAATACCTTAATTATAAAAAACTAAAAGATGCAAGAGATGCATTTGAAAAAGATTATATTACCAAGAAACTCGAAGAAAATAGCTGGAACATATCAAAGACAGCAGACATACTTGATATAGAAAGAAGCAACCTCCACCGCAAGATAAAACAGTATGAAATAAAGACGCCCTGA
- the queF gene encoding preQ(1) synthase, which produces MRYGEKAVTKAKLETWANPTPERDYEININFPEFTCLCPRSGYPDFANIKIIYIPNKKILELKALKLYLNSYRDTHISHEEVTNKIYSEIENRLNPRFLEVIGDFNPRGNVKTVIRVCSKEDD; this is translated from the coding sequence ATGCGATACGGGGAAAAAGCTGTCACGAAAGCAAAACTGGAAACATGGGCCAATCCAACTCCTGAGAGGGATTACGAGATAAACATAAATTTTCCTGAATTCACCTGTCTCTGCCCGCGCTCAGGATATCCTGATTTTGCAAATATAAAAATCATATATATTCCTAATAAAAAAATTCTAGAATTAAAAGCCCTGAAACTATACCTCAATTCATACAGAGACACTCACATATCGCATGAAGAAGTTACAAACAAGATTTATTCTGAGATTGAAAACAGACTTAACCCGAGATTTCTCGAAGTAATAGGTGATTTCAATCCGCGCGGAAATGTTAAAACAGTGATAAGAGTCTGTTCTAAAGAAGACGACTAA
- the nadB gene encoding L-aspartate oxidase, giving the protein MDIEIVDHLIIGSGVAGLRAAIELASYGNVLIVTKDMPTESSTEYAQGGIAVALSDEDEVGIHFEDTLKAGDGLCNEDAVKILVEEGPERINELISWGVEFDKAGTKLDFTMEAAHSRRRVLHSHGDSTGKELERVLLNKVRSFPSVKKYPFSFTVDLIALNGECFGAYVLKDRKMVAIIAKSTILCTGGAGQIYLRTTNPLVATGDGMAIAYRAGAVLEDIEFVQFHPTSLYSPYAPSFLLTESIRGEGGILRNINKELFMKNYHPDAELAPRDIVSRAIVSEMVKTKSSNVFLDMTHLEKDFVKNRFPKVYSTCIQYNLDITQELIPVSPAAHYIMGGIKTDLNGMTNMHRLYAAGEVACTGVHGANRLASNSLLEGLVYGARAGKSACASSDISEKLDAVKEQTAKYAMAYHTIPGHDEIRITLRKYMWEKVGIIRCKKSLDEAKKKLSEWRFILDKTFYTRRELELKNMLTSALLITEASLLRNGSVGAHYRSDFSDKVNGWQKHITWAKNKI; this is encoded by the coding sequence GTGGATATAGAGATTGTTGATCATCTTATTATCGGGAGCGGTGTGGCTGGTCTTAGAGCAGCTATCGAACTTGCTTCTTATGGCAATGTGTTGATTGTTACAAAGGACATGCCGACAGAGAGCAGCACTGAATACGCTCAGGGCGGAATTGCTGTTGCATTAAGCGATGAAGATGAAGTCGGAATTCATTTTGAAGATACACTGAAAGCAGGAGACGGCCTTTGCAATGAAGACGCAGTGAAAATTCTTGTTGAAGAAGGGCCTGAAAGAATTAACGAACTTATTTCATGGGGAGTTGAGTTTGATAAGGCTGGGACAAAGCTTGATTTTACAATGGAGGCTGCTCATTCAAGAAGAAGAGTTTTGCATTCGCATGGGGATTCTACAGGCAAAGAGCTTGAGCGTGTGCTTCTTAATAAAGTTCGGTCATTCCCGTCAGTTAAAAAATATCCCTTTTCTTTTACTGTAGATTTGATTGCATTAAACGGCGAATGTTTTGGCGCTTATGTTCTTAAAGACAGAAAAATGGTTGCTATTATTGCGAAGTCAACTATACTCTGCACTGGCGGAGCAGGACAGATATATTTAAGAACAACAAATCCTTTGGTTGCAACAGGCGATGGAATGGCAATAGCTTATCGGGCAGGTGCAGTGCTTGAGGATATAGAATTTGTTCAATTTCACCCTACGAGTCTTTATTCGCCGTATGCTCCGAGTTTTCTTCTCACTGAGTCGATAAGAGGAGAAGGCGGCATATTGAGAAATATAAATAAAGAACTTTTTATGAAGAATTATCATCCTGACGCAGAACTTGCACCAAGGGATATTGTATCTCGTGCAATCGTCTCCGAAATGGTAAAGACAAAGAGCAGTAATGTTTTTCTCGACATGACTCATCTTGAAAAAGATTTTGTAAAAAACAGATTTCCTAAAGTTTACTCGACATGCATACAGTACAACCTTGATATAACGCAGGAATTAATACCTGTTTCTCCTGCTGCCCATTACATAATGGGAGGGATAAAGACTGATTTAAATGGCATGACTAATATGCATAGGCTTTATGCAGCCGGGGAAGTTGCATGCACAGGCGTTCATGGAGCAAACAGACTTGCAAGCAACAGCCTTCTTGAGGGACTTGTTTATGGTGCACGCGCCGGTAAATCAGCATGCGCATCGTCTGATATTTCAGAAAAACTTGATGCAGTAAAAGAGCAGACAGCAAAATATGCCATGGCATATCATACTATCCCAGGGCATGATGAGATAAGAATAACACTCAGAAAATACATGTGGGAAAAGGTTGGCATAATAAGATGCAAAAAATCTCTTGATGAGGCGAAGAAGAAACTTTCTGAATGGAGATTTATACTGGACAAGACTTTTTACACAAGACGTGAGCTTGAGTTAAAGAACATGCTTACATCCGCACTTTTAATTACAGAGGCTTCACTGCTCAGAAACGGAAGTGTCGGTGCACACTACAGGTCTGACTTTAGTGATAAAGTTAATGGCTGGCAGAAACATATAACATGGGCAAAAAATAAAATTTAA
- a CDS encoding DUF2283 domain-containing protein → MKIRYFSDTDTALIEFANVPVVETKEVSENLYIDMDEKGNLVSMTIEHAKEKAGISEVSFLQMEKTSA, encoded by the coding sequence ATGAAAATCAGGTATTTCTCGGATACGGATACAGCATTGATTGAGTTTGCAAATGTGCCTGTCGTTGAGACAAAAGAAGTATCAGAAAACCTTTACATTGACATGGATGAAAAAGGCAATCTTGTAAGCATGACTATTGAGCATGCGAAGGAAAAGGCAGGTATTTCAGAAGTATCTTTCTTGCAAATGGAAAAAACAAGCGCCTAA
- a CDS encoding phosphoribosylanthranilate isomerase — MVRVKICGITNLDDALAAVDFGADALGFVFFKKSPRCITPSNAKKIIKKLPPFITTVGLFVNEGRDKMETISKLAGLNAIQLHGNETSSACNIKGCKIIKAIRIESISNLELITKYKDKVSAILLDTYSSAKFGGTGKIFNWDIALEAKKFGRIILAGGLNPENISEAVNYVQPYAVDVSSGVEAEKGRKDHKKMKMFIERAKRNL, encoded by the coding sequence ATGGTCAGGGTTAAGATTTGCGGTATAACCAATCTTGATGATGCCCTTGCAGCAGTGGACTTTGGAGCTGATGCGCTTGGATTTGTTTTTTTCAAAAAAAGCCCGAGATGTATAACTCCGTCGAATGCAAAGAAAATAATAAAAAAACTCCCTCCTTTTATCACAACTGTTGGACTGTTTGTTAATGAAGGCAGAGACAAAATGGAAACAATTTCTAAGCTTGCAGGCTTAAACGCGATACAGCTGCACGGCAATGAAACTTCGTCAGCATGCAATATAAAAGGCTGCAAGATAATAAAAGCCATACGAATAGAATCAATTTCAAACCTTGAACTGATAACAAAATATAAAGACAAGGTCTCTGCCATTTTACTTGACACCTACTCTTCTGCAAAATTTGGCGGAACAGGAAAGATATTTAACTGGGATATTGCTTTAGAGGCAAAAAAATTCGGCAGGATCATCCTTGCAGGCGGTCTGAATCCTGAAAACATTTCAGAGGCTGTGAATTATGTGCAACCTTATGCTGTGGATGTGAGCAGCGGAGTCGAGGCAGAAAAAGGCAGAAAAGATCATAAGAAGATGAAGATGTTTATTGAAAGAGCAAAAAGAAACCTCTAA
- a CDS encoding HAD-IA family hydrolase has protein sequence MLLHSKIPLNEIKYVLLDMDGTLLDKYFDDYFWEHLVPEKYAEKNTMTFGRAKKELLKKYKHHEGTLNWTDIDFWSKELALDIPALKEQIRHLIEVHPRVEDFLCMLRKQKKKIFLATNAHYKVLDLKLKKTEIGKYFDKVITSFDMGYPKEMLEFWENAEKHLGFTKDETLFIDDTLEVLETAAKYGIKYILHKAKANSKNQSKLSDNFLHIFDFNELMK, from the coding sequence ATGTTATTGCACTCTAAAATTCCATTGAATGAGATCAAATACGTGCTTCTTGATATGGACGGCACACTGCTTGATAAGTATTTTGACGATTATTTCTGGGAGCATCTTGTGCCTGAGAAATATGCTGAGAAGAACACTATGACCTTTGGCAGGGCAAAAAAAGAGCTTCTAAAAAAATATAAGCATCATGAAGGAACTTTAAACTGGACTGATATAGATTTCTGGTCAAAAGAGCTTGCCCTTGATATCCCTGCATTAAAGGAGCAGATAAGACACTTGATAGAAGTTCATCCTCGTGTCGAAGACTTTCTTTGTATGCTCAGAAAACAAAAAAAGAAGATATTTCTTGCAACCAATGCACATTATAAAGTTCTTGACCTCAAGCTTAAGAAAACAGAGATTGGGAAATATTTCGACAAAGTTATCACATCGTTTGATATGGGATATCCAAAGGAAATGCTGGAGTTCTGGGAGAATGCAGAAAAGCATCTTGGTTTTACTAAGGACGAGACGCTTTTTATTGATGATACGCTGGAGGTATTGGAAACAGCAGCTAAGTACGGGATAAAATACATTCTTCACAAGGCAAAAGCAAATTCAAAAAACCAATCCAAGCTTTCTGACAATTTTTTGCATATATTTGATTTTAATGAATTGATGAAGTAG
- the hisG gene encoding ATP phosphoribosyltransferase has protein sequence MSKILKLGLPKGSLQESTLKLFKKAGYSISVSSRSYYPSVDDIEIEAMLIRAQEMSKYVQDGILDCGLTGKDWIMEQNADVHEIVELNYAKEGLRPVKWVIAVPNDSKIKKLKDLNNKRISTELVGFTKRYLKSKGIKASVDFSWGATEVKPPHLCDAIVELTETGSSLRANNLRIVETILQSSTRFIANKKAWQDSWKKQKMNNIAMLLKGALTAEERVGLKMNVSERSFKRVMSLLSSMHSPTISQLTDKGWYALEVIIDEKTVRDIIPKLKMAGAEAIVEYQLNKVIP, from the coding sequence ATGAGTAAAATTTTAAAACTCGGTCTTCCAAAGGGAAGCCTTCAAGAATCAACATTAAAACTGTTCAAAAAGGCTGGATATAGCATCTCAGTCTCATCGCGTTCTTATTATCCGAGTGTTGATGACATTGAGATTGAGGCAATGCTCATAAGGGCGCAGGAAATGTCAAAGTATGTTCAAGACGGGATACTTGACTGCGGACTTACAGGCAAGGACTGGATAATGGAGCAGAATGCCGATGTGCATGAAATCGTTGAGCTGAATTATGCAAAGGAAGGGTTGAGGCCTGTAAAATGGGTTATTGCTGTTCCTAATGATTCCAAGATAAAGAAACTGAAAGACCTGAACAACAAGAGGATTTCAACAGAACTGGTAGGTTTCACAAAGAGATATCTTAAATCAAAAGGAATAAAAGCATCTGTTGATTTTTCATGGGGCGCAACAGAGGTTAAGCCTCCGCACCTTTGTGATGCGATAGTCGAACTAACAGAAACAGGTTCTTCTCTCAGGGCAAATAATCTTAGGATTGTAGAGACTATTCTTCAATCCAGCACAAGGTTCATTGCCAATAAAAAGGCATGGCAGGATTCTTGGAAAAAACAGAAGATGAATAATATTGCGATGCTTTTAAAAGGCGCTCTCACTGCTGAGGAGAGAGTAGGGCTAAAGATGAATGTATCTGAAAGATCATTCAAGCGCGTGATGAGTCTTCTTTCATCAATGCACTCTCCAACGATCTCACAGTTGACTGATAAGGGATGGTATGCGCTTGAGGTTATCATTGACGAGAAGACTGTGCGTGATATTATTCCCAAGCTCAAGATGGCAGGAGCAGAAGCTATAGTGGAGTATCAGTTGAATAAGGTGATTCCGTAG